Genomic segment of Benincasa hispida cultivar B227 chromosome 1, ASM972705v1, whole genome shotgun sequence:
GGAAGTTTCTTCTTATTGGAAGGTTTTCTAGCTATGTATGGATGAACCAGGACGGATAAAATCAAACCCGAAGTTTCCTTTCTTGTCCCTTCTGTCTGCGAGTTATTTTGAGTTATCAGTAAAGCAGGACTTTTTGCCAAACCTATCACACTTTTATGCCTAAATGAGTACATGGAGTATATAGCTCATCTAAACACAAAAGTAAAGTCATGACTCTTATTTGAAGATTATTTACTCTCCCTCCTTTATGGAGTCGTCAAATAAGGCTATCTACACTTATTTGTGATTATGTGTAACTTTGACAATATCAGGATAATTCTGGAGGTCGAGGTGGCATGGCCGGGGGGGACAACTCCGCTCCATTATTTTTCGATTAAGTATATATTCACCGGCTCAATTGTTCGACTCAAGACCCAAAACTATGACCTTTTCTTTTGGGATTCGTGTTTTCTCATACcacctttcaattttttttggaCTTGGACCAATGTATTGTTTTTGGGACTCGTCTGAATCAATGTTCAACACACATATTGATATATGAGATTGATagaattaaaatagaaaatataactTAGATATTGTTTGCAAGAGAAGTGGAAATTTTCACTATAATTCACGGACATTAACCATTCCAAATATAAAGCCAAAAAATCAACGATGCAAATCAATTAAtaaagacaagattcacatttTCATCTCTTCGAAATCTTATTTCTCattatatttttatgattcACAATTTTACATCCAAGCAAGATTTCTTGTTTTACGTGGAAGCCGCCAAACCTTCCGTTGTCACCTTCGAGCTACGGCCCCAATTATTTCCCTTCCATGCCAAGAAAGAATTTCAGACTCTTCTGCACTTGAAAGTGAAACAAAACCCCTCCTCTTAATTGTCCTCTCAATTCTTCCATGAAATCACAATCTGACAAGTTCACAGTCCCAGCAACTATCAATATGAACCACCAATTCTTCCCTTAATTTCCATGGCTTCCATTTCTTCTATCTTGGCTCTCCGATAATCACCCATTCTTCTTTTTAAATCCCCCACCATCTCTGTTTTTTTCTTCACTCACTACAATGGATATCTGGTCTTGGATTTCTGACCTCCCCAACTCCGATGACTGGACTCACTCCTCTGCTTTCACCTTCAACCTCGCCACTCATGGAAATTCCTCGATTCAACTCACTGCCCACCGCTCCACCGCCGCCGATTCCCATACACTTCTTAATTTCGCCGTCGTACTTAATGGGTTCCCGTCATTTACCGAGCTGAAGACCTTGTGGGTCTCGAATGCCTGTTCTCTGTCGTCCGAGACACCATTCCTTCCTCTGGTTCTTCAACTCCTTCAAGAAATCATTTCCCGGTCACCTGCCGGGCAGAAGAGTACCTGCCCTCGCTCTCGTTTACAGAAACTGAAACCCGACCCGGTTTCATGGATCATGGACTCTCACTCGCCGGAATCTTTCTCCGGCTTCTTTAATCTCATTTTCCTCATCCGACTCTTCTGGGTTTGCGCCTGTGACGCCCCTGCTGAAATCGGCTCTTTCTACTTCAATTACTTGCTTTCCCCACACCTTGAAGCTATGTCGTCCAACCACGCGCCGGTATTGCGAACGTTTCTCATCACCATTGGCGTTGATGCTGAGCTCTGTTTCACTCGCACGCTCGGGTACGTGATAGCGAAATGGCTAATCCTCAGAGAAGTCGGCGTTGGGCTACAGACACTAACCCACGCGCCGCCGCAACGAAGCCTCGGTTTCACCTACGCGACGGAGGCGCACGGGTTGTGGATTCTGAAAGGCCACGCGCCGGTAATGGGGATGAGAGTGACACGCGCCGGTGGCGGTGGTCGGAAGTATCAGTTCCCATTAATCGAAGCGAAAGAATCGGCGTTGAGATACGCTCTGGCCCACCAGCAGCTTGAGGCGGTCGTTCAGTTAGAATATTCCGTCCGGTACCACGAGGGCTATGTTCACGTAGGAACACGTGTCGATAATATTAGACTCCACGTGGCAAGGCTGGCCCTCGGGAGCGTTGATGACGTGGAGTATGCAGAGGAGAGGCATTTCGTTTCACGGGTTCGGGTTTGGGTCGGGCCGGAAGTCGGAGCAAATTATGTCGGGGCAGTGAGTTTGGGCCGGTCGACGGAGAATGCAGAACGGGAGGTGAAAGTGCAGAAGATTTTGAAGGGTAGATTTGGAAAAACGAAAATGTCGACGGTGAAGGCGACGTCGAGGAGCTCGACTAGGACGAAGATGAGGAATTGGCGGTGGGACCAGGAGGCGGAGGGGAATGCGGCGGTGTTCGAGGCGGTGCTGTGCGATAACACGACGGGGAACGAGGTGGCGACGAAGAAGAATTCCGGTGGGAGCGAGAAGGGCGAAGACGGGGGCGTGGGAGAGAGTTTTATGAACCGGTACAGTGGAACGAACCGGGCATTTAGTAAAGCCGGAGGAGTGGTTTTTGCGGGAGATGAGTATGGGGAAGAGGTGGGGTGGAGGCTGAGTAAAGAAACGGAAGGGAGTGTATTAAAATGGCGAATTGGAGGCCAAATTTGGTTAAGTTATTGTCCAAATGAGATGAGAATTCCTTATTTTGAAACAAGGTGTGTGGAGTGGTGTGATGAGGTTGATTTGCCTCTAATTCCCACTAAATGAAAGACAAACTCTACCAATATGATCATATTGTAATTATAACATCATTGTCTATTGCTTTAAATCTTATACTATATCAACTTTTAAATGTTTCTATCAACTATTGAGCCTAAATTTATGAAGATGGCAAgataaaaaaaagggaaagaatcTACTGTCAAATGTACACTAAATTAAACTTTGTGATGTTAAATCTTGTCATATGTGCATATTAAACTTGTTATTTTAGGAGATATTTAAGATTATTTTGAGTATTTctacattttttgttttctattttgatttCTCAATTAGTATACAATTGGCTTTCAATTTTCTAGATCTTGTTTTTTACgattttcatttattaatttttttaatgacttTTGAGTTCTAGAGCCTTCAAATGTCTATTTGAcctttaaaatgataaataatgctcttcaaaatttaaattaatgataTTAAAAACTTTGTGTTTATTCAACCCTGTGGTGTCTTTTTCAAATCTTGTTTTAGATTTgatgattaaattgattcattagATTAATCTTTATCAAACTAATTCTAGTGTGAATTGTCTTAGAATATGAAAGTGACCATCATGGATTTTATGTTCGATTTAAGAACCATTCATCCTTTCAACTAAGTtcttaattgaaattaataatttgataagTTAGCCTTATTTATGAGCATATACAATAATCCTAAAAAGATATTTAGCTTTATACAATCCAACTACTTTGACATGAATACAAATATGcatataaaaaggaaaatatatgcTTTGTAAGATATAAGGACAAAATGGAGATGTAAAAATCTTTTCTTGTAACCTATATAGTATAGATTAGGCTCATGATCTATGACCTGTTTTTATTAATCAAAAGTTCTCTTCATCTCAAACCCAATAGCAAAAAACAATTAAAGTTCTAAAGTTTTTTATGATTGAATCCTAAATCTTAAAAGAATATAATTGAATATCTAGTCTTGCTCAGATATTCATTATAAAACTGTTGGGCTTGAAATGCGGAAGCAGGCAAAATGCAAGACGGATTTGCAAAGTATTTTCGGGCCGAGAGTGAACGAAGGCCCTTACATGACTATTGGATACCCCTCGATGCTTCAGACAAACGCTAGGTCGCGTGCAGGATGTACAAACCGTGTGACGTACGATCTCGGCCTTACACTTCAATGGTTAAGAGGAGAATCACAAACTTCTACTGAAGAAACCCTACGACTAacttatcttttcttttcctttcacaGAGAAATaattgagagaaaagaaaagagaggaatGCCAAGAGGCGGCCGGAATTCGCTAGCGAGAGAAGTGTTCGATCGTCTAGGCGATGGAGGTAAAGCAAAAGTCGACAGAACGATAAGGCAGGAGTTGTCTAAACGATGAGGCTTTACTGaaggtcgtctacacgatgagGCTTgcagaagtaaacgatcgttgggtaaAAGCTAGAAGATCGTTTgctaaagctaaacgatcgtttgggtCGGGGGGTATACGAAAAAGGAAGacgataagaagaagaagatgaacacgatCATTTACGTGGTTCGACCAAGGGAGGCCTACGTCCACGGAGAAGCTGACGGAGTTTTCTTTATTCAAAATTGCTTCAAGATAGTGTAATCACTCAATTATAATTGCTTCAAGATACATCTCTACTAGTTATGCATCTTTTCTCAATCGGGTGCCACATTCTAAACCCTTTTAACACATTATGTGAAGCCCAAAAACATACACTTCACAGCTCTGGCAGCAAGCTTCCCTTTACTCTGATGAACATAGCCAATGCAGCCAAATACCCTCAGGTTATTCAGGTTAGGTGACTACTTGGTCCATCTTTCTTCAAGGGTTAGAAGGTTAAGAGATGCATGAGGGCATCTATTCAGTGTATAGACTGTATATGAAGCTACCTCTGCCCAAAACTTCTCAGGTAGTAAAGCATCAGATAGTAAGCTTCTGACCCTCTCCATTACTGTTCTGTTTAACCTTTCTGCTACCCCATTTTGCTGGGGTGTATACCTAACTGTCATGTGTCTTAATATGCCCTGCTGTCTGCAATAAACATTGAACTCTTCTGCACAATATTCAAGCCCATTATCTGTTCTAAGATACTTAATCTGACAGTTAGACATTTTCTCAACCATcactttccattctttaaacttttcaaacacTAAATCCTTAGATTTAAATAAATAGATCCAACTCTTTTTTGAGTAATCATTAACAAATGTAAGGAAATACCTGGCACCACTCAAAGTCTGAATGCACAtagtcaaggatgaccttggttGTGTGCTGTGTCTTTACAAAGCTCTACCTAGTAGCCTTCCCTAttacacaatgttcacaaaaggatAGGCTCGGATGTGCTCCCTTATGTAGAATACCTTGGTTGGCTAGAGCTTGTAGACCTTTGGCACTGATGTGAGAGAGTCTTTTGTGCCACAGGTCTCCTTCAGTAGGCTGATTATGAGTCACAATCAAGGCTGTGTACTTGATGAACACCTTGCATTACATACATTCCATTTATCTTCACCCCTCTAAGGACAGACTTACTGTTTTTCAACACTTCACAGTATCTTTCCTTGCCTCAGTATTCACAGCCAATAGAGTCAAGCATGCCTAGTgaaattagatttctcttcagCTTAGGCACATGTCTGACATTTCTTAAGAGCTTGACTGTTCCATCTTCTAACTTCAATGAGACTGAACCAATCCCAACCACTGGACATGAGTTATTATTTTCCATGTAGATTGAACCTCCATCCAATTCTCTGTAGGTACTGAACCAGCCCTTGTGAGGTGTCATGTGGAATGAACATCCTGAATCTAGAACCCAATCTAGGTTCttatttgcttcttcttctgcccTGTAATTAGATGTAGCCAAAGCATCAGAATAAAAGTAAGAATCTTCACAAACTGAGGCTTCACCTGACTAGTTTGGTTGGACTTTGGGTTGTGGCTGAGATTGTTTATTTTTCTGCTTATTTTTCCACTTGAGTGTTCTGCAATCTTTGATCAAATGTCCAAGTTTTTTACAATATTTGCATCTGACCTTGAActtttcttttcctccttcATCATTTGAGCTTTGTTTGCCTTTctccttgttattttgttttgacTTCCCTTTAACAAACCAGCCTTCTGCAttagatttttcttctttgcttGTAATGAGTTCCATTTCTTTGATTTTAAGAGCAGAAATAATGATATCAGTAGTAATGGAATCTCTCCCATACTTCAGGGCTATCTTCACTTCTCTATAGAATTCTGGCAATGAGTTAAGAAGCACAAATGCTTCATTGTCTGCCCCGATTTCTTCTCCTTGAGTCTTAAACTCAGTAGTAATTCTCTTGAAATCATCTAAGTTCTCTGTTACTGACTTCGATGCATTCATCTTAAATGTAAAGAAccttttccttaaaaaaagtttattagGCAGATTCCTTGTCTCAGAAAGCTCATTTAATTTGTTCCACATCTTGTAGGTTGTCTCCTGATCGATTACTTGCCGTAAGACATTATCTAACAAGTTCAAAACGAATGTTCCATGAGTAGTAAActccatattttctttttcttcttcagtcaCTGCACTTGGTAGCTTTGTCGGATCATCAAGGGCCTTGTGTGCCCTCTGTTGTCCCAAAATAGCCTTTATTTTGACCTTCCACAAACCAAAGTTGCattttccatcaaatttctcgATGTCGTACCTTGCAACTGCCATTGCTAAACTGAAAGTTCGACTAAAAGACTTCAAGATTATTGCTTCTTTGAATCTTGACTAATCTTGAAGCTTTTTTGTAGgctttgataccacttgttgggcTTGAAATGCGGAAGCAGGCAGAACGCAAGACGGATTTGCAAAGTCTTTTCGGGCCGAGAGTGAACGAAGGCCCTTACACGACTATCAGATACCCCTTGATGCTTCAGAAAAATGCTAGATCGCGTGCAGGATGTACAAACCTTGTGACGTACAATCTCGGCCTTACACTTCAATGGCTGAGATTAGAATCACAAACTTCCGCTGGAGAAACCCTTCGACTGacttatcttttcttttcctttcacaGAGAAAGAatcgagagaaaagaaaatagaggaATGTCGGGAGGCGGCCGAAATTCGCTAGGGCGAGGAGTCTTTGATTGTCTAGGCGATGGAGGTAAAGCAGGAGTCGATAGGACGATAAGGCAGGAGTTGTCTAGACGATGAGGCTTTACTGAAGGTCGTCTAGATGATGGTCGTCTAAACgatggtcgtctacacgatgagGCTTGCAGAAGTAAATGATCATCATGGgtaaaagctaaacgattgttgggtaaaagctagacgatcgtttactaaagctaaacgatcatttgggTCAGGGGGGTATACGGAAAAGGAAGacgataagaagaagaagatgaatacggTCGTTTACGTGGTTCAGCCAAGGGAAGCCTACGTCCACGGAGAAGCTGACGGAGTTTTCTTTATTCAAGATAGTGTAATCACTCAGTTACAATTGCTCTCACTCTCTCACAAAATTAGTTATACATAGTATTTAAAGGCAACTAGGTTTATAACAAAAACTGTAACCGAATGTAGTTTATTTCACTTATGTTTAACAAAAACTTTGTATTCTACATCATCATGTAACAAACATGAAGTGTTTCATTGTTCGTGGAGAATACAGTATAAGaattaatgttaattttaaaatagatagggatcaaaatataacataaatatataaaaactgaaaaattagTCCCGCTAAATATTTGGAGCCCTTACATTGTTGCTTAATCTgaactattttattttcaatttttttggaatttgattagTTGAGTTATTTGATAGTTTTAGAGATTTTAATTTTGTCTTTATGCTTTGATTAAATATCTACTAATGTTTTTGTCATTGTTATATGATTTTGATGTGCAATAAATTTTTCCTTAGATGAGTAGAAAAATATCATGACCTAACACAtacacacatatacacatgcgtaaaggatataatatatatatatatatatatatagaattaaTGTAGGTTAAGTtacttgaaaattgaaatattggacgataaaacaaatagaaaattttaaaatttcatttgaaaaGATAGATCTTTTTTCTAAATCATAAAAATCGTAAAACAATTttcttaaatgaaaaatatattaattaacaaACATCGTCCAAACTATTCATACACCCTAAAATCGATGAAAATCAATTTGTAAAACTATCCATGCACACTAAAATcgatgaaaatcaattttacaaactaagaaaattttaaaaagaggGTTACGCAAATGGAAATACACAATATTTAAAGTATTTTAAAGGTAAAAAATTACAAGCAAATTGTTGAAAAGGAACTCATAAATCAAACATGTTGGGTAAATCAATATTTAGGCCAAAACTTAAAAAGGCATTCAAGATCAATTAAACAAGAACCCACAAAACTTACCAAAAACTTATAAAAACACCTTGAATCTGCGGAACAGTATGTTAATGGCCTCCGAATACTCGAATCGATGATCCTAACATCACGAGCAAACATAAATTAGGCCAATATAGCAATGGGTATTCAATAATCTACAACAAAAACTCATAAAAACACCCAATTCTTACCCACAACTAAGAGCCCCGACAATGTATGACGGTGCTAGTCAAGCGGCGGGCTTGGACGGGCGAAGGAAGTCGGGGGAATCTAGATCAATGGTTGGCATTTGAGCGACAACGGGCATgggttctttcttttcttttctttttttttttttttttttttgggagaaaTCGAACCTCAGACCACACTATACAACAAGAGTGTACTATGCCAGTTGAACTACACCCTTATCGGCATAAATTCTATTTTGTGTAGAAGAGAAATtgaggagagagaaaaagagggaTGTGAGTTGTGAAAGAGGGTTttgccttaaaaaaaaaatcggatcaaaatttacaaatttcaaatattttatcaacttaaataattttttaaaatcccttatccaaaaaatttgaattaattatatttgaaccaaaatacaaaattaaagggaaataaaaatccaatagtttgagataattaacttaaattcacCTAAACTCGGAAGGTTACAATTTATATACCAATGATATATTGTTATATAAtgatattacattttaaaaattataaactatataaataataataatataaacagaaaaataaatgaaataaaataaattagataaATAGTGATAATAatacaaatctccaaaatgtataaaaagattgaaaaagaattagataaaaaatgaaagagaTCGACAAATAATACATGCTGAAAGATAATATCAGTAAGAAAAGTATTTTGCAGAATCAACATTTTCGGAAAATACCCCTTTGCCAGAAAACCACCAATACAGAGACATCTCAGATAACATATGtgaaacttaaacaaatattgtcaatcacataatatataataaactctCCATTTGACTATATTTTTTAAGTAGTGacaaacacataaataaatagaGCATAGTTAGAAGTATAGTAGCACAATATTATTGAAACAAAACATAACAGTCTGAGAGACAATCCACAACACCACCAAAACAATAATAGAAATCACCAAAACCAAACAAACCAACCTAAGGGGGAATAAAAACAACCAGAAGCAACCAAACAACAATCAGCAACAACCACATTCTACTTTTCCCCTTTTGACACgcttaaaaaaaatggattcaaTGAAATGAAGAGGAGAAACAGACAAACAACCATCAATCATCATCACATCCTCATTGTGTGCACTAGAGTCCACACCCTGATCAGGAGCATCCAAGAAACCACGAAGCTGATTCAGCATGTCATCCATTTCAACTTTTCGAGCAGAAAGCCTTTGTATTAATACACCAATTCCTTTTGACTCATTAGCCAGCACATCAATCACTTTTTTCCTGTAAGGAGTCTGAAGGAAATCCCTAGTTGGACCACTTTTGGATACTGTCATGAAcagtattatataacgagacgttaacacttcatggtcaggtcttatataaactctttgtataagacgcctccgctcgcatgtcctctacacgaatgatcaggatcaggccatctgtgacaagttacaacacttgtgaccattccacaaagtgggtcgcatccgtagcgttatcaggataaggtttctctcttatatccatatactacagaccattttggttatcacttaagacatgatctacttgtatgtcaccatatacatgcttaagttacatccagataactagggattttaggtttattggtttgtggtaaagcaaataaaacattcaactgagcaaaatcaagaaataaagtaaaatatcatatattatacatcacaagcgttcgtacaaattgtttacaaactacaggacacgagattttagggcatcaacctcaacaaggGTTGCCTTAGCAATCAAACTAGTGAGGTAGGTTACATAAAACTCACGCATCAATTGTGGATAGTAAGACCCAGGATTCAGAATAATTCGCACAATATCAACCTTCACTAGTAACTCCATAATCTCTAGGCAGTCTTGTGTACTTGTTTAGAAAGATCTCTTTCAACAACAATCCTTCTATTGACCACAAACTTCCACATCTTTGCACTATCCTCAGCATGAAAAGATATACCATTCAATGACACTGCAACAACATCCTTCTTTTTAACTCTCCTCTTGGTCTCATTTCTCATGTTATCCTTATTCTTCAATTCCTGAGGATCTTCTCTGGACACCTGTTCATCATTATCAATCCATTCTGAGTCAAAAGCATCTTCATTTTGAGTACTTGGTTTTGAAGAGCCAACACCTTTTCTATCAACTTTGTGAAGGAATTTGTGAAGGCATTGAGCGGAAACGTGGATAGATCACAATTTTGTTTTCACAGAGTACCAAAATTTTACAGAAGAAAATATGCatacaataaaaaatttactaaaggaaatcagacatgaggatttccatgagcagcggaatgatcgttccaaattttatttgaaattgaacactaacaattgcagtcaagaaacgaaaacttacaggtcatgcacaaaatTACATGTTTTacaataagatcaagggataacaaatacatacctttgaagactcatgcttcaaactcTCTCGATCACGAACACTCATTCAGTCTCCAAGGTAGCAAGACACGAACACTCCAACACAACAACTGCAACATAGCACAATCAAACAACAAAATCGATCTCAACGATGTCtaagatcacgaacccaacgaacggcctccaaaacctcgaactcaattgagttgagtgaggacaccaccataatggctaAGTTAGTATTCTCAGTgagagaatccagaagtgtgggctctgtgtggatttggttagaggaagagaccggagaaataaaaatcgtgtagacgattgagcaagtgggagatgagaaaaagtctatcatatagacgaatgATCAGTCGTTTAGATGAAGGCAAGCTATTGTATAGCAAACGTcctgcgatcatttagctacgactaactaagtgaactatcgtataatGTCACTCCACGACCGTTTAGTCGTTTAGTGAAAACAAATCCACTTGACAACATATCGTGAGTTTTTCCGAGAATAGCAACTCTTGCAAAATCttctaaatttagaaaaacaatttttcttttatctcacggttaccatgaaaaccaccaataacctcccacttaattggttattagagaaaaataaataattatctaataattaatactattataaatatatatgataaccaacttaccatattatatttataacctatagttttaatatttcatctcatgaaacatataaaccatagctcttcttctatttcatggtacttaatgtaaatcttatttacattaatcctccacttgatgtatctcatacatcacaccgatcatatcatatataattgaattttctcttgtcaatttgaacatttcaaagcaacaccaagaactgattctcaacttgaatccattgagctaccaaggggaccttatggatctatagcttgaagctccaacggtacgtgaataactgacaaaactctttagtcatgggatccaccatccgttaactgtcagacattccactaaagactgacaactgcactctccttactacagacatattttgtgtccataccaaacaatcaacagtgcgataactcttcacagatcactcgtaagtatacatgggccaataactgttatgcccttgtagttacatctaacttcttaagttatagttctactatgactgagtcttttcttccaaagagaagctgtggccaccatgttcaagacccggaatcagcccttaagggagcaatctatctacttacccctgcttcggagaaggagtgaattccatcttatgtaactgagttcctagctcccaaatcagacaaatcctcaataaggtagacatattgagttggtaatctggccattctcacccatactaatcaaaagaccgcttcaaaggtaggagttcccaaaacactcaggattgaggtcatgtcacctatggttgtttaggtgagatgtaagtctcaagtattttatgatgttatataaagagactagtcatctcatagtctggtcttatacaaactctttagaTAGGAtactcccgctcgcatgtctccacatgaatggtcaggatcaaccatctgtagtagttcacaacacttgcaaacttctacaaagtgggccgtattcatagtgtcaccaggatcaggtatccctccttaatccttatactacagacctttttaggttatcacttaaggcatgatccacttgtatatcttatatacatgctttagtttacatacaataaccatagagctttgtttattgggtatgagtaaatgccaaataaaataactcttattttattcataacaatatgtacagtttacaaactacgagactccgggagaattaggacaccaatcccaacaatctcccacttgtcctaatgccttgggagactaatgtacaatacatgaaaaattacaagtacaatataca
This window contains:
- the LOC120070225 gene encoding uncharacterized protein LOC120070225, which gives rise to MDIWSWISDLPNSDDWTHSSAFTFNLATHGNSSIQLTAHRSTAADSHTLLNFAVVLNGFPSFTELKTLWVSNACSLSSETPFLPLVLQLLQEIISRSPAGQKSTCPRSRLQKLKPDPVSWIMDSHSPESFSGFFNLIFLIRLFWVCACDAPAEIGSFYFNYLLSPHLEAMSSNHAPVLRTFLITIGVDAELCFTRTLGYVIAKWLILREVGVGLQTLTHAPPQRSLGFTYATEAHGLWILKGHAPVMGMRVTRAGGGGRKYQFPLIEAKESALRYALAHQQLEAVVQLEYSVRYHEGYVHVGTRVDNIRLHVARLALGSVDDVEYAEERHFVSRVRVWVGPEVGANYVGAVSLGRSTENAEREVKVQKILKGRFGKTKMSTVKATSRSSTRTKMRNWRWDQEAEGNAAVFEAVLCDNTTGNEVATKKNSGGSEKGEDGGVGESFMNRYSGTNRAFSKAGGVVFAGDEYGEEVGWRLSKETEGSVLKWRIGGQIWLSYCPNEMRIPYFETRCVEWCDEVDLPLIPTK